ACCAGTGCCGTGAACCGCCCGGATTGTGCCACCGCGTGCAGCACCGCATGCAGCACCTGCGCACTGCCGGAACCATTTCCCTTCCCGACCAGCTCTGTGATGGACCCCTCCGCAAGCCCCCCTCCCAGCAGGTTGTCCAGCGCCGGCAACCGGGTGGGATGGACCGGGGGCGCCGGCACCGGACGCCGAACCTGGGCCCGTGGGAACCGTTCGGCGAGCAGGCGGCGCAGGTCAACGATGTTTGCGGCGGCGGCCATGATGCAGATCGGCCCGGTCCGGCGGATTGCCGTCCGGGAAGCGACGGTATCCCGGAGGCGTCCGGACGAAACCGGAAATCTGGACCGGCACACCCTGCCACCATGCCACGGACAATGGCCGTCCGGGGGGGATGTCCGGCATGGTTCACCAGCCGTCCGCTCCCATGTCCCGGCGGGGCCTCCCGGAATCCCGGGGTCTTGCCCCGCTCCACCGCGCCACCGCAGACTGGCGCCCATGGAGACCCGTCCGCTCGGCCGCACCGGCCTGCACCTTCCCATCCTTGGTTTCGGCGCCAGCTCCCTCGGCCAGGAATTCCGAAGCGTCACCGTGGACGAGGCGCTGCGGAGCGTCCGCGTGGCCCTCGACTGCGGCCTCCGGCTCCTTGACACCTCCCCGTTCTACGGTCGCGGCATGAGCGAGGTGTTGCTGGGGCTGGCGCTGAAGGGGGTGCCCCGCGACCAGTACGTGCTGTGCACCAAGATCGGGCGCTACGATCTGGAGCACTTCGACTTTTCGCCCCGGCGGGTCGTGGAGTCGGTGGATGTCTCCCTGCACCGGTTGGGCACCGACCATCTGGATATCGTCCTCTGCCACGACATCGAGTTCGTCGAGCTTGGCCCGGTGATTGAGGAGACGATCCCCGCGCTGCGCCGGCTGGTGGAGGCGGGCAAGGTGCGGTTCATCGGGTTCAGCGGATATCCGCAAAAGATCTTTCACGAAGTCTGCGGGCGGACGGACGTGGACTGCGTGCTCAGCTACAACCAGTACACGCTGCAGAACACCCGGTTTGCCGATGAGACGGTTCCTCATCTCAAGTCGCGGGGCATCGGGGTCCTCAACGCGGGCCCCTTCAGTGCGCGCCTGCTGACCAACGCGCCGCTGCCGGCGTGGTTGAAGGAGCCGGAGGCGGTCCAGGCGGCGGCCCGCGAGGCGGCGGCCCTGTGTGCGCGTCGGGGATCGGACATCGCCAAACTGGCGCTACAGTTCTCCTGCACGCACCCCGACATCACCACCACACTCGCCGGCAGTGCCAACC
The Verrucomicrobiia bacterium genome window above contains:
- a CDS encoding aldo/keto reductase, with translation METRPLGRTGLHLPILGFGASSLGQEFRSVTVDEALRSVRVALDCGLRLLDTSPFYGRGMSEVLLGLALKGVPRDQYVLCTKIGRYDLEHFDFSPRRVVESVDVSLHRLGTDHLDIVLCHDIEFVELGPVIEETIPALRRLVEAGKVRFIGFSGYPQKIFHEVCGRTDVDCVLSYNQYTLQNTRFADETVPHLKSRGIGVLNAGPFSARLLTNAPLPAWLKEPEAVQAAAREAAALCARRGSDIAKLALQFSCTHPDITTTLAGSANPENIRRWASWIAEPLDRELLSEVQAIFAPVKNIGHTEGLPQNN